The sequence ATGCTGGTCAAGCCGGTGCGCATGGGTTCGTGCCGGCTCAGCGTCGATGCCGCGATCAGCCGCTACTGGAAACTCAAGCGCAATCCGCGGGCGATCCAGCGTTTCGCGCTGAGTGCCGCGGCCGCGGTACCGCAAACCGGGCCGATGGTGCAGGACAGCCTGATGGCGCGCATCCGCAACCTGCCTTCGCGCATCGTCCAGCTCGTGCGCTTCAACAGCTGATGCCGGCGGCTTCACGGCCGCTGGTTCTCGGCGCCAGCGGACAGGTCGGGTACTTCCTGCTGCGGCGGCTCGGGCGCGACATGATCGCCGTTGCGCGCAATATTCCGAGTTGGTCCTCCGGTGAGCGTGCCAAGTGGCAGTGTCTGGATCTCTGGACCGCGACCGAGCCGCCGGCGTCGACGCAACTGATCAGCGCCGGGCCACTCGATGGCTGCGTCGCCTGGCTGGAGCGCGTCGGCGCGGGCGCGCTGCAACGCGTCGTCGCGCTGAGCTCGATGAGCGCCGTGCACAAGCAGGACTCACCCGATGCCTGCGAGCGCGCGCTGGCGGCGCGACTGCTTGAGCACGAGCTGCGACTGTTCGCGTTTGCCGAACGACACAGCATCGCCTGCACCCTGCTGCGCCCGACCCTGATCTGGGGCGCTGGCCTCGATCGCAGCCTGACGCCCTACGCACAGCGTGCCGCGCGCCGCGGCTTCGCGTTCATTCCCGCAGCGGCAAGCGGTCTGCGCCAGCCCGTGCACGCGGACGACCTCGCCGCGATCTGCATCGCCCTGCTTGCGCGAACGCCGGCCACGCCTGCGCCGCTGGAGCTTGGTGGCGGCGAACGCTTACCCCTGGCGGAATTGTTGGCGCGCTGCGTGCACTCGGTCGATGCCCGCGCGTTGCGCGTGCCCATGCCGCGCGCGCTGCTCGCTGCCGCCGGCGCGGCGGCCTCGCGCCTCGGCTTCGAGTCGGGCGCGGTGGCGGTACGCGCGCTCACCGATCAATGCGCCGACAGCGAAGCCACCTGGCGCGAATTCGGCCTCACGGCGCGCGGCTTTGCGCCGGTGGCGGCGGACTTCAGGCCGCCGGCGGGCGCTGCGGCGTGATGATGTCGAGCAGGTACAGTGGTCGCCGCTTGCTCTCCTCGTACATGCGTCCGAGGTACTCGCCGATGATGCCGAGTGCCACCAGTTGCACGCCACCGAGGAACAGCACCACCGTCATCAGGCTCGGGTAGCCGCGTACCGCTTCGCCGTAGAGCAGGGTCTTGGCGATGATCACGGTGCCGTAGCCGAAGGCGATCGTCGCGGTCAGCAGACCGACGTAGGTGGCGATGCGCAATGGAACCGTCGAGAACGAAGTGAAGCCCTCGAGCGCGAAATTCCACAGCTTCCAGAAGTTGAACTTGCTCGAACCGGCGGCACGCGGTTCGCGGTGGTAGCGCACCGGCACCTGGGTGAAGCCGACCCAGCCGAACAGTCCCTTCATGAAGCGGTGGCGTTCGCGCAGTAGCCGTAGCGCTTCGACCGCGCGTCGCGACAGCAGGCGGAAGTCGCCGGTGTCGCGCGGGATCGGGGTGTCGCTCATGCGATCGATCAGGCGATAGAAGGTGGCGGCGGTGAAGCGCTTCAGCCACGACTCGCCGGCACGTGAGGCGCGCACGCCGTAGACGGCGTCGGCACCCTGCTCGAACTGCGCCCAGAACTCGCGGATCACTTCTGGCGGGTCTTGCAGGTCGGCGTCGAGGATCACCACCGCGTCGGCGTCGGCATGGTCGAGACCGGCAGTCATCGCCGCCTCCTTGCCGAAGTTGCGCGCCAGGCGCAGCACACGCACACGCGCATCATTGTTTGCGATACGCGCCAATTCCTGCGGCGTCGCATCACGGCTGCCGTCGTCGACGAAAAGCACCTCGATCGTTGCCGGCAGCGAGGCCAGCGCGCTGTCCAGACGTGGCATCAGCAGCGGCAAGACCGCAGCTTCGTTGTACACGGGGACGATCACACAGAGTCGGCGCGCCGTGCCTGGGGTCGGCGTGGAAGCATTGTTCAAGGGCGGGTCCTCGCGTGTTGCGCTGCAGCAGAAGAAGATTGTGAGAATTGCGTTGCAATCGGCCAAGGCCTCTACCTATGATACCAACGCGCGTTTGAAGCGCTCCGAATTCCCACAGACGAAGGAAGCAAGCATGCAGGCCCGACTCCTCTTGGCGACTGCCTTGTCGTCCGCACTGCTCGCCGCGTGCAGCAGCAGCAGCAACAGCCCGCGCGCGGTCGATGCCCCCGTGGCGCGCAACGACGATGGTTCCCTGGTCACTGGCGTGATCACCGCGGTATTCAATCCGACCACGGGCGCGGTGCCGTTTCCGACCGACCTGGCGTTCTCGGGTACGCGCGACTTGACGCTGAATGCGTCGCTGCCGGTGCCTTCGGACCCGAACAACGCGGCCAACGGCCCGGTCAAGTCGATCAACTCGCTCGACGGCTGGTCGACGGTGGCGCCGTGGCGCTTCAACCTGTCCGCCGCGCCGCGCGCGAACACGCTGGTTGCTGGCCAGTCGGTGCGCATGTTCAAGGTCTCGATCAATCCGAGCACACGCCAGGTGTTGTCGGTGCAACGCGAACTCGCCGCGAGCGAATTTGCCGTGGTGCAGGCGCCTTCCGATACCACCGGCAAGACCGTGGCCATCGTGCCGACCAAGGCCTTGGAGCAACTCAGTTCCTACATGGTCGTGATCACCGACGACGTCAAGGACGCCGCCGGCAACGACGCCACGCCGGACCAGACCTACTTCCTGACCCAGCGCAGCAGCCCGCTGATCTCGCCGGCGACTGCCTTCGCCAATCCGACGACATGTCCGACGGTGGCGCAGTCCACCGATCCGCTGCTGGCCGTCGCCAGTGCGTGCTCGCTGGAACCGCTGCGCCTGATCACCAACTCGCATGAAGCCGCGGCAGTGTCGCAGGGCATCCCGCGCAGCGAGATCGTGCTGACCTGGACCGCGACCACGCAGAGCATCACGCCGGTGCTGAGCGCAACCCGCTCGATCACCGCCGCCAGTGCCGCGACGCTGGCACCGAGCGGGCTGACCACCGCGGCGGCCGGTCTGCCGCCGGTGGCCGACATCATCGTTGGCGTGCTGCCGGTGAAGTACTACCTCGATGCCCCGACCGCGACCAACCCGACCGGTCCGCTGACCGGCAACTGGCAGGCTGCCGCCGGTGGCTACACGGCGCCATTCAACGCGCTCGGGCTGGACCCGACCTCGACCCACCTGACCTATGCGAATCCGGTCCCGGTGGCGAAGTCGACGCAGGTGATCCCGGTGCTGGCGACGGTGCCGAACGCTGCTTCCGGTCAGACCAAGCCCGCTGCAGGTTGGCCGGTGGTGATCTTCCAGCACGGCATCACGCGCAATCGCGCCGATGCGCTGGCGATCTCGGCGACGATGGCGATGCAGGGCTTTGCTGTGGTCGCGATCGACCAGCCGCTGCACGGCATCCGTTCGATCGACCCGGGCATCAGCGGCTTCTACATCGAGAACACGCCGTTCGGCGCAATTGCGAGCGAGCGCACCTTCGATCTCGACTTCAGCAATAACACCACCGGTGCCGCGGGCCCGGATGGCGTGGTCGATGCATCGGGCACTTACACCATCAACCTGAGCAGCCTGTTGACCTCGCGCGACAACCTGCGCCAGGCGGTGGCGGATCTGTTCACGCTGGCCAAGACCATTCCGACCATGTCGTATGACGGTGATGCGACGACGGACTTCGACGGTTCGCGCATCTACTTCGTCGGCCAATCACTCGGTTCGATTGTCGGACTGAACTTCGTCACCCTGGAGCCGACGGTCTCGACCGCGGTGCTCTCGGTGCCGGGTGGTGGCATCGTGCAAATGCTGAATGGCTCGCCCACCTTTGGTCCGCGCATCCGCGCCGGTCTGGCGGCGTCCGGCATCAACTCCGGCACTCCGACCTTTGACTCGTTCATGGGTGCCGCGCAGCAGTCCATCGACTCGGCGGATCCGCTGAACTTTGCCGCGGCTTCGGTCGCGTCCGGCGACAAGATCCTGTTGCACGAAGTCGTCGGCGGCGGTTCCGTGCTGCCCGACCAAGTCATCCCGAACTCGGTCACCGGCGCTCCCTTGTCCGGCACCGAACCGCTGATCCGCGCGCTCGGTCTGAGCACGATCACCGCGACCTCGCAGGCTGCGGCCATTCGCGGTGCGGTGCGCTTCACCGCCGGTGACCACGGCTCGCTGCTCAGCCCCACGGCTTCCGGTGCGGCGACGGTCGAAATGCAGACACAGATGGCGAGCATGATCGTGAGCAACGGCCAAGCCGTGCAGGTCACGAACACGTCCGTGATCCGTACCCAGTAAGACGACGCAGAAGCGGAGAGAACTTCCATGACCAACCTCAATGCCAAGCAAGCGCGCCGTCGCACGCTGGGAACCGCGATCTCGCTGGCTTTGGCCAGTGCCTTCGCAGCGCCGGCCCACGCTGTCGAATTCGGCAGCGGCGACTGGACCGGAACCATCGACACCACACTCTCCTACGGCGCTTCGCTGCGCGTGCAGGAGCAGGACCCGGAGCTGATCGGCCTCGCCAACATCAACCCGCTCGTCGGGACGACCCCGCTCACTGACCAGGTCAATGCCCCAGGCCGTTTCTCGGTGAACTCGGACGACGGCAATCTCAACTACGCCGAGGGCGACCTGTTCTCGAACGCGTTCAAGATCACCACCGACTTCAGCCTCAATTACAAGGACAACTGGGGCGCGTTCGCGCGTGCCAGCTATTTCTACGATTGGGAAAACGTCGATCGCGCGAACCTGAGCGAACTGGCCAAGGACAAGGTCGGCTCACGCCTGACCCTGCTGGATGCTTTCGTATTCCACAACATGGATCTCAGTGGCCACGAGGCTTCGATCCGTCTCGGCCGCCAGGCGGTGAGCTGGGGCGAAAGCACCTTCATCCAGAACGGCATCAATGTCATCAATCCGATCGACGTGTCCAAGCTGCGCGTGGCCGGTGCCGAGTTGAAGGAAGCCTTCCTGCCGGTCGACATGATCCAGGGCTCGTTCGCGGTGAACGAGAACCTCTCGATCGAGGCGCTGTATCTGCTCGAATTCGAGCAGACCGAACCGGACCCGGCCGGGACCTACTTCAGCACCAATGACTTCGGCACCCTCGGTGGCGAGTTCCTGATGCTCGGCTTTGGTCGTGCCAACGAGCCTTCGCACTTCGCGAATTGCCCGGATGTGTTCCAGTACTCGACCAATCCGCTTGAGCTCAGTTCGTGCTCGGCCGCGGTGGGACGCCTGCCCGACCAGTACGCCAGTGACGACGGCCAGTATGGGTTGGCATTGCGCTACTTCTCGCCGGCCTTGAACGACACCGAGTTCGGCTTCTTCTTCCTGAACTATCACAGCCGCTTGCCGCTGCTGTCCGGATACGCCGTGACCACCACGCAGACGTTTGTCCGCAATGGCGTCAGCTATTCGCTCGCGCCGAGTTCGGGTCGTTACCTGGTCGAGTATCCCGAAGACATCCGCATGTACGGCATGAGCTTCAACACCACGCTCGGCGACACCGGCATCGCGCTGCAGGGCGAAATGTCCTATCGCGACAACATGCCGCTGCAGTTCGACGACGTCGAGTTGCTGTTCGGCGCGCTCAGCCCGCTCAACGCCTTCATCCCGGCGCCGGGCAATCGTTTCATCAGCCAGCTTGGCCAATTCGAGGCCGGCGAGTACGTGCGTGGTTGGGAGCGACACGAGGTCGGGCAGTTGCAGTTCACCATGACCAAGGCCTTCGGTCCTGGCAACTGGCTCGGTGCGCAGCAAATCGCGACCGTCGCCGAATTCGGCGCCACCAATGTCTTCGACCTGCCGGAGCCGGAAGTCCTGCGTTACCAGGGTGACGGTACCGATACCGGTTGCGGCGGCGACCTGCTGACCGGCGGTGCGCTGGTCAACCCGGTGTCGCAGTGCGATGGTTTCCCGACGCGCTTCTCCTGGGGCTATCGCCTGGCCGCGCGCGCCGACTACAACAACGTGTTCGGTTCGCCGTTCAATCTCTCGCCGCGCATCGCGTTCAACCATGACGTCAACGGCATCACGCCCGGTCCTGGCGGCAACTTCCTGGAAGGGCGCAAGTCGGTCACCGTCGGCGTCGAGGCCAACTATCTCAACCAGTGGGCCGCAGATCTCAGCTTTACCGAGTTCCGCGGCGCCGGTCATCTGAACCTGATCCACGACCGCGACTTCGTGTCGTTCACGGTCAAGTACTCGTTCTGACGGAGGGATTTCCATGCGACAGATTCGAAATGGCGTTCTGGCGGCGGCTTCGGCGCTGGCCATGGCCAGCGTGGTGCATGCCGGCGTGACTGCCGAGCAGGCGGCCCGACTGGGCAAGGACCTGACTCCGGTCGGCGCCGAAGTGGCGGCCAACAAGGACAACACGATTCCAGCCTGGACCGGCGGCATCACCCGTCCTCCGGCCGGATATCGTGCCGGCATGTTCCATCCCGATCCGTTCGCGGCCGACAAGCCGCTGTTCGCGATCACTCCGCAGAACTACAAGGACTACGCGGCCAAGCTGACGCCCGGCCAAATCGCGATGTTCACCAAGTACAAGACGTTCAAGATGAACGTCTATCCGACCCGGCGCTCGGCTTCGTTCCCGCAGGAGGTCTACGCGGCGACCAAGGCCAATGCCACCACCGCGAAGCTGGTCGGCAATGGCGAAGGCGTGCAGGGCGCATCGCTCGGCTTCCCGTTCCCGATTCCGCAGAACGGCTTCGAACCGATGTGGAACCACAAGCTGAAGTACAAGAGCACGGGCGGCAAGCGCTACGCGAACCAGGTGGCGCCCACCGCCACCGGCGCCTACACGCCGATCCGCATCGAGG comes from Lysobacterales bacterium and encodes:
- a CDS encoding Ig-like domain-containing protein yields the protein MQARLLLATALSSALLAACSSSSNSPRAVDAPVARNDDGSLVTGVITAVFNPTTGAVPFPTDLAFSGTRDLTLNASLPVPSDPNNAANGPVKSINSLDGWSTVAPWRFNLSAAPRANTLVAGQSVRMFKVSINPSTRQVLSVQRELAASEFAVVQAPSDTTGKTVAIVPTKALEQLSSYMVVITDDVKDAAGNDATPDQTYFLTQRSSPLISPATAFANPTTCPTVAQSTDPLLAVASACSLEPLRLITNSHEAAAVSQGIPRSEIVLTWTATTQSITPVLSATRSITAASAATLAPSGLTTAAAGLPPVADIIVGVLPVKYYLDAPTATNPTGPLTGNWQAAAGGYTAPFNALGLDPTSTHLTYANPVPVAKSTQVIPVLATVPNAASGQTKPAAGWPVVIFQHGITRNRADALAISATMAMQGFAVVAIDQPLHGIRSIDPGISGFYIENTPFGAIASERTFDLDFSNNTTGAAGPDGVVDASGTYTINLSSLLTSRDNLRQAVADLFTLAKTIPTMSYDGDATTDFDGSRIYFVGQSLGSIVGLNFVTLEPTVSTAVLSVPGGGIVQMLNGSPTFGPRIRAGLAASGINSGTPTFDSFMGAAQQSIDSADPLNFAAASVASGDKILLHEVVGGGSVLPDQVIPNSVTGAPLSGTEPLIRALGLSTITATSQAAAIRGAVRFTAGDHGSLLSPTASGAATVEMQTQMASMIVSNGQAVQVTNTSVIRTQ
- a CDS encoding DUF1302 domain-containing protein; protein product: MTNLNAKQARRRTLGTAISLALASAFAAPAHAVEFGSGDWTGTIDTTLSYGASLRVQEQDPELIGLANINPLVGTTPLTDQVNAPGRFSVNSDDGNLNYAEGDLFSNAFKITTDFSLNYKDNWGAFARASYFYDWENVDRANLSELAKDKVGSRLTLLDAFVFHNMDLSGHEASIRLGRQAVSWGESTFIQNGINVINPIDVSKLRVAGAELKEAFLPVDMIQGSFAVNENLSIEALYLLEFEQTEPDPAGTYFSTNDFGTLGGEFLMLGFGRANEPSHFANCPDVFQYSTNPLELSSCSAAVGRLPDQYASDDGQYGLALRYFSPALNDTEFGFFFLNYHSRLPLLSGYAVTTTQTFVRNGVSYSLAPSSGRYLVEYPEDIRMYGMSFNTTLGDTGIALQGEMSYRDNMPLQFDDVELLFGALSPLNAFIPAPGNRFISQLGQFEAGEYVRGWERHEVGQLQFTMTKAFGPGNWLGAQQIATVAEFGATNVFDLPEPEVLRYQGDGTDTGCGGDLLTGGALVNPVSQCDGFPTRFSWGYRLAARADYNNVFGSPFNLSPRIAFNHDVNGITPGPGGNFLEGRKSVTVGVEANYLNQWAADLSFTEFRGAGHLNLIHDRDFVSFTVKYSF
- a CDS encoding glycosyltransferase family 2 protein translates to MNNASTPTPGTARRLCVIVPVYNEAAVLPLLMPRLDSALASLPATIEVLFVDDGSRDATPQELARIANNDARVRVLRLARNFGKEAAMTAGLDHADADAVVILDADLQDPPEVIREFWAQFEQGADAVYGVRASRAGESWLKRFTAATFYRLIDRMSDTPIPRDTGDFRLLSRRAVEALRLLRERHRFMKGLFGWVGFTQVPVRYHREPRAAGSSKFNFWKLWNFALEGFTSFSTVPLRIATYVGLLTATIAFGYGTVIIAKTLLYGEAVRGYPSLMTVVLFLGGVQLVALGIIGEYLGRMYEESKRRPLYLLDIITPQRPPAA